The genomic DNA GTGGTGAAACAACTCTCTGGTCTCTCTAAATTAGCATTGAATCTTTTTGCTTAAGATATCAGGAATGCAGAATGAAGTTTAAAGCTAGTTTTATGGTGAGTTTACTTCATTTTACCTAATCCTTTTCTCACATCTTCTgatcaatataaataataaatccgtagagctttttttcttcttgtacaTTTTAACCAGTCAATAAAGAATTAAGCTCCAAGTTTCTTATAATGCACAAGGATTACATGGAGATACAGCTAACTTTCATATGCAGTTAAATGAAACAGAGGAATGCTTTAACCAACAGGTGAGATTTTGAACAGTTATGTTCgttaaaaaagttcaaaaagtATATTTGAAGATACTGTATGTTATATATTGTCTGTGACAGACATGCATCCAAGTTATAGCATACATATTACATACAGATAGATAGATGTGCATTCATGTCCTTTTAAGAGTTGTACATTAAAAAccatattattttgaattatcgAGAAACGCGTTTTAATGTAGGTGCTTTCAGAGAATCTTTGGGGACATGTATCCAAGTTTATACTATATAGAGTTTAAAGTCGGTGACGGTGGCTCCAATCTAATGGCCGCGTAATTAAAGGTCAGTCTTTTGTCTCCTCCCTTAGACGTGCCAATCAATATGTCAATATTAAACTATAGACACAAATTGATTGATTACTTAATAATTCTCTATGAAATTTAGATACGACTTctgagtgtttttattttataaacaagcACATGGAGTTCTTAGATATCACAAAATTAGTGAGGTAGGGTCTCTTGTCCCATGTGCTAAAAACTACATTTTCTCCCAACAAAAACCTCTCagtttttctcaaactctcttgaaacaaagcaaagaaaacaatgtTGTTGTTACCTTCTTCTCTTCGtttattcttctttctcttcctcttgttcTCCGTTTGTTTCTTGCAGATTAAAGccgctgatgatgatgatgatataagCGGAGACGGTATCAAAGTAGACCCGAGTCTCACCTTCGAAAACCCGAGTCTTCGACAAGCCTACATTGCTCTTCAGTCATGGAAACAAGCTATTTTCTCTGATCCTTTTAACTTCACAGCTAACTGGAATGGCTCTGATGTATGTTCCTACAACGGTATCTTCTgtgctccttctccttcttcgaaaaCTCGAGTTGTTGCGGGTATTGATCTTAACCATGCGGACATGGCTGGTTATTTACCACGTGAGCTTGGTCTCCTCACTGATCTTGCTCTCTTCCATCTCAACTCAAACCGTTTCTGTGGAGAAGTTCCCATCACGTTTAAACACATGAAGCTTCTCTTCGAGCTTGACTTGAGTAACAACCGTTTCGTTGGAAAGTTCCCTAACGTTGTCTTGTCTTTGCCTGCACTCAAGTTCTTGGATCTCCGTTACAACGAGTTTGAAGGCGGTATCCCAGCTAAGCTTTTCGATAAAGAGCTCGACGCAATATTCTTGAACCATAACAGGTTTAGGTTTGGGATACCCGAAAACATGGGAAACTCTCCTGTTTCAGCTCTTGTTCTTGCTGATAACGATCTTGGAGGTTGCATACCTGGTAGTATCGGTTTAATGGGAAAGACTCTTAACGAGATCATCCTCTCTAACGATAACTTAACCGGTTGCTTAACACCACAGATCGGTAATCTCAAGAATGTGACAGTCTTCGACATCAGTTTCAACAGTTTAAGCGGTCCATTACCGTCAAGCATCGGAAACATGAAGAGTTTGGAACAGCTCAACGTTGCTAACAATAGATTCACAGGAGTTATACCAAGTAGCATTTGTCAGCTCTCTAACCTTGAGAACTTCACTTACTCTTCCAACTTCTTCACTGGCGATGCACCGAGATGCGCGGCTCTTTCGGGAGATGACGTGGCGGTTAATGGCTCGATGAATTGTATTGCTGGTAAAGAACGTCAAAGATCGTCTGAAGAGTGTTCTTCTCCAGCCTCACGCCCTGTTGATTGTAGTAAGTTTGGTTGCAACAACTTTTTATCTCCTCCGCCGCCACCGTCTTTTAGGATGTCACCTACCGTCCGAGTACTACCTCCCCCGGCAACACCGCCACCGTCTTCGAGAATGTCGCCTACGTTTAGAGCAACTCCGCCGCCGCCTTCTTTTAAGATGTCGCCTACTTTTAGAGCAACTCCGCCACCGCCTTCTTCTAAAATGTCGCCTTCCGTTAAAGCGTATTCTCCTCCGCCACCGCCGAAGTATGAGCCATCTtcgcctcctcctccttcttccgGAATGTCGCCTACCGTGAGAGCATACCCTCCGCCGCCCCCGCCGCCATACATCTACTCATCTCCCCCACCGCCGTCGccatctcctcctccgccgtatGTCTACTCATCTCCTCCGCCACCTCCGCCCGTAGTTAACTGTCCACCCACAGCACAAAGTCCACCACCGCCCCAATATTGGCAAACTCCTTCTCCAAGGGAATACTATCCATCACCGCCTTACTACCAATACACGTCTTCTCCGCCACCGTCACCACCGGCTACTTACTACGCCGCTCAATCTCCACCGCCGCCGCCTCCGGTATACTACCCACCCGTAACAACAagtcctcctccaccaccggtCTACTACACACCGGTAACACAATCTCCTCCGCCACCGCCGGTCTACTATCCGCCGGTTACACAAAGTCCACCTCCGCCACCAGTATATTACCCTCCGGTAACACACAGCCCTCCACCGCCGCCAGTCTACTATCCGCCGGTGACACAAAGCCCTCCGCCGCCACCAGTCTACTATCCGCCGGTGACACAAAGCCCTTCACCGCCGCCACCGGTCTACTATCCACCGGCAAGCCCAAACCATTCTCCGCCACCACCGGAGTATCAATCACCACCACCAAAGGGATGCAACGACAGTCCAAGTAACGATCATCACCACCAAACACCAACACAACCTTCTCCGCCGCCTCCGTCATACGACGACACACCTCTTCCGCCTATCCGCGGTGTCTCTTACGCGTCACCTCCTCCACCATCAATCCCATACTACTAAGTTTAAACCATGCATCAAACTAGTGCTTAAACGTGGACACACTAGTCACAACGATTAAAATTCTTTTGGCTTCGAAcctatttgtgtgttttggttgatACGAGACATTcgagttattattttttaccgcgatgaatattttgttcttttatttcttgattaaaCAGAGAATATGAAGTATATAGTTTCGCTTATTTTCCTATTGGTTACCCAtcttttatatgtattttcttcGATAATGTTAAGTATAAATATACATTCCTTTCACTCTAGAAGTTCACGATTTGAACTTCTTAGAGTAACACTAACACTCGAAGGAGATTGTGTGTTTGCGAAGtttaaaaagtaaagagaaaatatcacaaatgcaaaaaaaatagtatCTTATTCATGCTCATTTAATCGAAAACTAAATAACTTTGTCTAGTCTGCATAATCGAAtgtaagataataaaaaaataaattatcaaaaaatgaGCTTTGGTTTAGACTTGAGAGAATGTATGATTCGGTGGATCATTGCCAACTCTTGCGGATGTCGAAGGTGTAGTTGATCTCCAAGTAGCACTTATTATCGTCATCAACGAACTGAAATATGTTACAAGATAGCCTCAAACTCATCAAATTTggtaaaattaactaaattctAGTTATGAAAACCAAATGCTTAATTATCTTTCGCAAGGAATAATATACCTTAGTTCTTGCGGAATAGGATCCTCTAGCAAACATACCAGACGGTGTCGTTTCTTCAGGCATTACACGTTGGTAAGGCTCAGCTTGAGGACTAAACGTCCCAAGCATTGCTTTCGTACTATCCACTGctcataagaaacaaaaataccGAACATTAAAATTCGgaaaaatacattaaacaaCGACGAAGATACCAgcaataaggaaaaaaattaccCTTAACACCAGTTTTCCATACGGTATTGTTATAGCGAAGGCCTGAAACGATATTGTTTGTGACACGGAAGTTGAAGACAAGAGTGTACTTAGAACCTTCCTTTATGGTAAACCAAGGGCCTTTCGGGTTCGGCAACCCATCCTCGGGTATCGTCAATACCATTTCCTCTCTGTCCGGTGATCTAATTGTGAGTTCTAGTATCTTTACTACCGGATCCGGTGTCTCTGCATTTCATTTTTTAGTAAGCTAGCCAAAATGTCATTCAACTATAACATGCATGATTCGTCCCTCTTGTACATAATACTTAACTTGAATCAGAACTACTGAGACCCTATCACcctaataaactttttaatcaTTTGAGAGCTATATACACATTTGAGTCTTAATCGATATTCTAAAACCAGTTACGAACCATAGATCTAAACCAAGTTATGTATTTGGTTTACCTCCAACATCCTCTAAATCCACGACGCCAAGAAGCTGTTCCTTCCATCTCCTCAAGCTTTCATCATCCTATCATTcgtagaaaatataaaattttattagatCCTTAAGTTTCCATTTGATGCaagaaaaatcatattattgattttccatttcactaaattcatacaaaaatatattattatatgaacAAGAAATAAGATAAATTAAACCTTGTCTTTCTCAAGTTGTTCTTTGAGAGCGATCATGGGACCGAGTTGGAGCTTCTTgtcttcatcgtcttcatcatcctctGTCGGAGACAAAGAGCTCTGACTGTTCTGTCTGCTTAACCCAATTTCTTTTTCTGATGTCTCTCCTGAAGCTTCTCCTTCATTCTTCTCATCATCCAAAGCCATCTTAATTTTCCTctaaccaaacaacaaaacaaaaaaaaatcgaattctCTTGTTGATCTAATAAGATCTTAGACGATGTCAACCGTTGGGTTGGATTAGAATGCTACAATAGCTAtagaggagagaagagagatgagagaaagagagttttgGTGTGTTTTTGTTGAGGGAAGTTTATATTTGGAGCTTGAAGAAATGGTCATGTGGTGATCCTATAATCTTGTAAATCTCAGTCTCAAATCAAGATTGTCTAAATATATAGGTATTCTATAATGCACGTATAGTTGTATGGATACACGTAAGTACGTAACACGTCTAAAGGACTGTCCTATGTACATATGTAATGTGGGGAATTAAAATAACTTATCCGAGAATAGATTCGTGTAGTTGGGCTATTGTCAGTTTCTTAACCCAATTGTGGCCTTGTGGGGTTTTTAATTTGTAGTGGATTCTATTCGAGTggaactagaaaaaaaaaatgtaacggGACAAGAGGTACAAATTCGGAAATTTCAATGTAAGCAACCCTATATCTTGGCTAGCTGGAGGAAGAGGATCAAACTAGGTTTTTTTCACTCGGAGTCTTAAACCAGTTTTGATCCTTGATTTTCTCTTAACTGAGCTAAATTGAAACCCAATTCCAACCCTATGTGCATTCAACTTGGAATATGCATATAGTAGATCATATGAAATCTCCAACCCATAGCCCATACTACTAGTTCCCGACGGATATAGAAACTAACTCGGGTACAATTTGTCATTTAATAAGTGTTTATAGTGTGGCCAAtcatgataaaataataaatcgcAGTGGAAAGATTCGAACCTTTTAGGCTTTAGCCATTGAACGACTATAAAAATTGGTCacggacaaaaaaaaacttttttgagaATGTGATATTCATGGATTTTATTCATAAACGTATATTTACCGTCTTGTCTTTGAGTTTTTTGGATGCGTTTGGTTTTCTTTCTAtagtaaatatttatatactgatcatgaatatttttaaaaagctttaCCTAGAATTCATTGTCCTAGAACGTTAAAATTCAACGTCATCATATCATCAACATTTGTGCAtgtgaatgcatgtggatatctatgaatgtattataaagtttttatttatttatttatttttttttttttgtgcacccaagtttgatttatttatttataattatgtattgtaaAGTTGtagatattaattaaataaaatactcTTCTATAGGGACCATTATAGTTGCCAAATTTGATGTGAATgaagcagaaaaaaaagaagaagaatgtgctTTAGAAAAGGAATTTATAAATGACAACTCTGAAAAGTAGAACGCTCTTTCCAGAAGGATATACAGTACTAAAATGGTAATCATATCCAATTCTCTTATGTCATTTCAAAAAATCTGTAGTTTTCTTCAAGCACaagaaatattctaaaaaccCAAGACACGATAACGTACGTCAAGCTCCTTGTTAAAAGATTTTCTTGTGATTATCAAAGTTTGAATCGATCATAATATAGTATGATATTAATATCCGGGTTTTCACAGTTGTCGGGGGTTAGTAAAAAATTTGGTTCACGTATAaatgtttcaaatatttttttgtacgTAATTACGtgtagacatttttttttgggtatggGTGTTAAGATTACGTGTAGACATCAAACATCGTCAACTGTGAAACATTGTGTTTATAAAAACTTGTGGtatatacataagaaaatatatttttttaaactatcgTTATAATCAGTAAATTAGATCGATTTACATGTCTATTTTTGAATGGATACgaatagtaaaatatttttaaaaactattttgtaataaatatttccATCTGACGCCGACAATATCGCAAAAATACTCTtgtgattttattattttcccaaAAAACCACTTTACCATTCAATCAAGTACTATAACTAGTTGAACTATAACTTGTTCAATTAGCTTAGCTTGATTcttgcaacaaaaaaattatctttaatatagtatatctttatattaaaaaattaaataacaaattagCTTCAATTTTTGGACAGTAGAAATTAAATTAGCTTAGaagagataatatatatatatatatattaatatatatatatattagtatatatatatatatatatattagtatataagaTTGGATCAGAAGTTTAGtaaacaaattagaaaaatagat from Camelina sativa cultivar DH55 chromosome 7, Cs, whole genome shotgun sequence includes the following:
- the LOC104703851 gene encoding leucine-rich repeat extensin-like protein 2, producing the protein MLLLPSSLRLFFFLFLLFSVCFLQIKAADDDDDISGDGIKVDPSLTFENPSLRQAYIALQSWKQAIFSDPFNFTANWNGSDVCSYNGIFCAPSPSSKTRVVAGIDLNHADMAGYLPRELGLLTDLALFHLNSNRFCGEVPITFKHMKLLFELDLSNNRFVGKFPNVVLSLPALKFLDLRYNEFEGGIPAKLFDKELDAIFLNHNRFRFGIPENMGNSPVSALVLADNDLGGCIPGSIGLMGKTLNEIILSNDNLTGCLTPQIGNLKNVTVFDISFNSLSGPLPSSIGNMKSLEQLNVANNRFTGVIPSSICQLSNLENFTYSSNFFTGDAPRCAALSGDDVAVNGSMNCIAGKERQRSSEECSSPASRPVDCSKFGCNNFLSPPPPPSFRMSPTVRVLPPPATPPPSSRMSPTFRATPPPPSFKMSPTFRATPPPPSSKMSPSVKAYSPPPPPKYEPSSPPPPSSGMSPTVRAYPPPPPPPYIYSSPPPPSPSPPPPYVYSSPPPPPPVVNCPPTAQSPPPPQYWQTPSPREYYPSPPYYQYTSSPPPSPPATYYAAQSPPPPPPVYYPPVTTSPPPPPVYYTPVTQSPPPPPVYYPPVTQSPPPPPVYYPPVTHSPPPPPVYYPPVTQSPPPPPVYYPPVTQSPSPPPPVYYPPASPNHSPPPPEYQSPPPKGCNDSPSNDHHHQTPTQPSPPPPSYDDTPLPPIRGVSYASPPPPSIPYY
- the LOC104703852 gene encoding rho GDP-dissociation inhibitor 1-like, giving the protein MALDDEKNEGEASGETSEKEIGLSRQNSQSSLSPTEDDEDDEDKKLQLGPMIALKEQLEKDKDDESLRRWKEQLLGVVDLEDVGETPDPVVKILELTIRSPDREEMVLTIPEDGLPNPKGPWFTIKEGSKYTLVFNFRVTNNIVSGLRYNNTVWKTGVKVDSTKAMLGTFSPQAEPYQRVMPEETTPSGMFARGSYSARTKFVDDDNKCYLEINYTFDIRKSWQ